A region from the Wansuia hejianensis genome encodes:
- a CDS encoding DUF5662 family protein produces MYGWQHFKTITSHRFRVMCYCFRIGLYWQGLTHDLSKYSWTEFSKGRKYWQGTRSPNNAEREDTGVSLSWLHHKGRNKHHFEYWIDYGINCDTVIQGVPMPRKYVAEMIMDRISASRTYLGKGYTDQAPYEYYMKGKDHLWFVHEQTKAQLEQLLGMLAGKGEKETLRYIKDTFLKEG; encoded by the coding sequence ATGTACGGATGGCAGCATTTTAAGACTATTACCAGCCACAGGTTTCGTGTAATGTGTTATTGCTTTCGGATTGGCCTTTATTGGCAGGGCCTGACCCATGACCTGTCGAAATATTCCTGGACGGAATTTTCCAAGGGCAGGAAATACTGGCAGGGGACGAGAAGCCCAAACAATGCGGAGAGAGAGGACACCGGGGTATCCCTGTCCTGGCTGCACCATAAAGGAAGAAACAAGCATCATTTTGAGTATTGGATCGACTATGGGATCAACTGTGATACAGTGATTCAGGGCGTGCCGATGCCCAGAAAATATGTGGCGGAGATGATCATGGACCGGATCAGCGCTTCCAGGACGTACCTGGGAAAGGGGTATACGGATCAGGCACCCTATGAATATTATATGAAGGGTAAAGACCATCTCTGGTTCGTTCACGAACAGACAAAGGCGCAGTTAGAGCAGCTGCTGGGCATGCTGGCCGGCAAAGGGGAAAAAGAAACGCTGCGCTATATAAAAGATACGTTTTTAAAGGAAGGTTAA
- a CDS encoding alpha-amylase family glycosyl hydrolase, with protein MTDFKVLTGNPTQLGVDKTQSGYNFAVSVPDGAPADLLIYRYGSREPEQVIPLPEPERTGQVSAVLLELPSGQKWEYNYRIGEQVVPDPYAREVRTLPTDHETDRGEEFRCSLECPAGASSRPLEIAYEDSVIYKTHVRGFTKQSRSKVKHKGTFLGVKEKIPYLKELGITALMLMPVYEFEKVPRNGRECRHIMDIGEMSETGIRENYWGYTGGLYFAPRRYYCATEHPTQEFADLVDALHGAGIECILEFYFGADMAVQAVLDVLHYWRLNYQVDGFHLLGQGQWIGPVAEDALLKKSKLLYLSFDAEHLYEGGKVPYYRNLAELNLGYEGMMRRFLKGDGECLEGAAWYLRKNGDAVGCVNYFADQDGFTMADMVSFEQKHNERNGEGGRDGSNYNYSWNCGVEGPTKKMSVRKLRRQQLYNAFLMLFTSQGTPLIYGGDEFCNSQSGNNNAWCQDNETGWLSWGRTKDGEQLKKVVRQAIEFRRGHPILHKKGPVRLMDYKACGCPDLSYHSRRAWVFPADSSGRSLGVMYCGAYARRADGKEDDSIYIAYNLHWEPYTFALPNLKKDMKWSVKADTSRDEVFYPEGEEKVLKDSDEKSILVPPRTVMILIGK; from the coding sequence ATGACGGACTTTAAAGTATTGACAGGAAACCCCACACAGCTGGGTGTGGATAAGACGCAAAGCGGATATAATTTCGCGGTCTCAGTTCCGGACGGGGCACCTGCTGACCTGCTGATATACAGGTATGGCAGCAGAGAACCGGAGCAGGTGATTCCCTTGCCGGAACCGGAGCGGACAGGGCAGGTGAGCGCTGTCCTTTTGGAGCTTCCTTCCGGACAGAAGTGGGAATATAATTACCGGATCGGAGAGCAGGTGGTGCCGGACCCCTATGCCAGAGAAGTCAGGACTCTGCCTACGGACCATGAAACGGACAGAGGGGAGGAATTCAGATGCAGCCTGGAATGCCCTGCCGGGGCTTCCTCCAGGCCACTGGAAATCGCATATGAGGACAGTGTTATTTACAAAACACATGTCCGCGGCTTCACAAAACAGAGCAGATCAAAAGTGAAACATAAAGGTACTTTTTTAGGTGTTAAGGAAAAAATACCCTATTTAAAAGAGCTGGGCATAACGGCGCTGATGCTGATGCCAGTTTATGAGTTTGAGAAAGTTCCCCGAAACGGCAGGGAATGCCGGCATATCATGGATATAGGGGAGATGTCTGAGACCGGAATCCGGGAAAACTACTGGGGGTATACGGGAGGGCTGTATTTTGCACCCCGCAGGTATTACTGCGCGACGGAACATCCGACGCAGGAATTTGCGGATCTCGTAGACGCTCTCCATGGTGCGGGGATAGAATGCATACTGGAATTTTATTTCGGGGCGGATATGGCGGTGCAGGCCGTTCTGGACGTTCTGCATTACTGGAGGCTGAATTACCAGGTGGACGGTTTTCATCTTCTGGGCCAGGGACAGTGGATCGGCCCGGTCGCTGAAGACGCTTTGCTGAAGAAGAGCAAGCTGCTCTATCTTTCCTTTGACGCAGAGCATCTGTATGAAGGGGGTAAGGTTCCGTATTACAGAAACCTTGCAGAACTGAATCTGGGATATGAGGGAATGATGCGGCGGTTTCTGAAGGGGGACGGTGAATGCCTGGAGGGCGCCGCCTGGTATCTGAGGAAAAATGGAGACGCGGTTGGCTGTGTGAACTATTTTGCCGATCAGGACGGATTTACCATGGCAGATATGGTTTCTTTTGAACAGAAGCACAATGAAAGGAACGGTGAAGGCGGACGGGACGGAAGCAATTATAATTACAGCTGGAACTGCGGTGTTGAAGGGCCGACGAAGAAAATGTCTGTCCGGAAGCTGCGGAGACAACAGCTCTATAATGCGTTTCTGATGCTCTTCACCAGCCAGGGGACGCCCCTGATCTATGGCGGGGATGAGTTTTGCAACAGTCAGTCTGGCAATAATAATGCCTGGTGCCAGGACAACGAGACAGGCTGGCTGAGCTGGGGCAGGACGAAAGACGGGGAACAGTTGAAAAAGGTCGTCCGCCAGGCGATAGAATTCCGCCGCGGGCATCCAATCCTTCACAAAAAAGGGCCTGTGCGCCTGATGGATTATAAAGCCTGTGGCTGTCCGGATCTGTCCTATCACAGCCGCAGGGCCTGGGTATTTCCGGCAGACAGCAGCGGACGGAGCCTCGGAGTCATGTATTGCGGAGCTTATGCCAGGAGAGCTGATGGGAAGGAAGATGATTCCATATATATCGCCTACAATTTGCATTGGGAACCATACACGTTCGCGCTTCCGAACCTGAAAAAAGATATGAAGTGGAGTGTGAAAGCGGATACAAGCCGTGATGAGGTCTTTTATCCTGAGGGAGAGGAAAAAGTGTTGAAAGATTCCGATGAGAAAAGTATTCTGGTGCCGCCCAGAACAGTGATGATTTTAATTGGAAAGTAG
- a CDS encoding exodeoxyribonuclease III encodes MKLISWNVNGLRACVTKGFMDYFEEADADVFCIQESKLQEGQISLELEGYHQYWNYAEKKGYSGTAVFTKEKPLSVAYGMEIEKHDQEGRVITLEFKDFFLVTVYTPNAQEGLARLDYRMEWEDEFRGYLKKLDEQKPVIVCGDMNVAHQEIDLKNPKTNRKSAGFSDQEREKFGCLLNAGFIDTYRYLYPDKVEYSWWSYRFKAREKNAGWRIDYFLISEGLRDRLKDAKIHTSVMGSDHCPVELDLQ; translated from the coding sequence ATGAAACTGATTTCATGGAATGTCAACGGCCTGCGCGCCTGTGTGACAAAAGGATTTATGGATTATTTTGAAGAGGCGGATGCCGATGTTTTCTGTATACAGGAGAGTAAGCTGCAGGAGGGACAGATCAGCCTGGAGCTTGAGGGATATCATCAGTATTGGAATTATGCGGAGAAAAAGGGATATTCCGGCACGGCTGTCTTTACGAAGGAAAAGCCGCTGTCAGTAGCGTATGGGATGGAAATAGAAAAGCATGACCAGGAAGGGCGCGTGATTACGCTGGAATTTAAAGACTTTTTTCTTGTGACTGTGTATACGCCAAATGCCCAAGAAGGCCTTGCCAGGTTAGACTACCGGATGGAGTGGGAGGACGAATTCCGCGGCTATCTGAAGAAGCTGGATGAGCAGAAGCCTGTGATCGTCTGTGGGGATATGAACGTCGCTCACCAGGAAATTGACCTGAAGAATCCGAAAACTAACCGCAAGAGCGCCGGATTTTCGGATCAGGAAAGAGAAAAATTTGGATGCCTGCTGAATGCGGGATTTATTGATACCTACCGCTACTTGTATCCGGATAAAGTTGAGTATTCCTGGTGGTCCTACCGTTTCAAAGCAAGGGAGAAGAACGCGGGATGGCGGATTGATTATTTCCTAATCTCTGAAGGCCTCAGAGACCGTCTGAAAGACGCGAAAATCCATACATCTGTCATGGGCTCCGACCATTGTCCGGTGGAGCTGGATCTGCAGTAA
- a CDS encoding aminotransferase class I/II-fold pyridoxal phosphate-dependent enzyme, whose protein sequence is MDQNQTPLLDALERFERDRPAFFRIPGHRYERGISGRLRNMMGDGVFRFDLTEAEGLDDLHHPEGAILEAQRLAAELYGADWSWFLVNGTTCGNEAMILSAVGPGEKIIVPRNAHKSVLMGLILSGAVPVWVTPGYQEDWGVFGDVSPESVEEAFCREPDSRAVFLVSPTYYGICSDIRRIAGICHERGALLLVDEAHGSHLYFSDRLPQGALLQGADLCAQSTHKTAGSMTQSSLLHCKGNLADRERIDENLKLVMSTSPSYVLMASLDAARHELAMNGRAMMERAVELSLDASEGLERIPGFSVMREAGDRSAELDRTRLVFSGRRLGIGGYELQERLYTNSGVSTELADYENVVAVITWANERSEIERLVSAAGQAALLAGRKRGRLKKLNPRLPDIPEAVMTPREAYFRRKRTVPWEEMKGKIAGEMAAPYPPGIPLIYPGEIITEEIYDALERCRQEKIPLHGPASADFSTFRVLEP, encoded by the coding sequence ATGGATCAGAATCAGACGCCGCTTCTGGATGCCCTGGAGCGGTTTGAAAGGGATAGGCCTGCTTTTTTCAGAATTCCGGGTCACCGGTATGAGAGGGGCATTAGCGGCAGGCTGCGAAATATGATGGGGGACGGGGTTTTCCGGTTTGACCTTACGGAAGCTGAGGGGCTGGACGATCTCCATCATCCGGAGGGAGCGATCCTGGAGGCACAGCGGCTGGCGGCAGAGCTGTACGGAGCGGATTGGAGCTGGTTTCTTGTGAACGGAACAACCTGCGGGAATGAGGCGATGATCCTTTCGGCGGTGGGGCCTGGGGAGAAGATTATAGTTCCCAGGAATGCCCACAAGTCGGTACTGATGGGACTGATTTTAAGCGGGGCCGTACCCGTATGGGTCACTCCCGGATATCAGGAGGACTGGGGCGTGTTCGGAGATGTTTCTCCGGAGTCGGTAGAGGAGGCGTTTTGCAGAGAGCCGGACAGCAGAGCGGTGTTCCTGGTAAGCCCTACCTATTACGGGATCTGCAGCGATATCCGGCGAATTGCCGGGATTTGTCATGAGAGAGGCGCGCTGCTCCTTGTGGATGAAGCCCACGGCTCTCATCTGTATTTCTCAGACAGGCTGCCCCAGGGCGCCCTGCTCCAGGGTGCGGATCTCTGTGCCCAGAGCACTCATAAGACTGCCGGCAGCATGACCCAGAGTTCTCTTTTACACTGTAAGGGTAATCTTGCAGACAGGGAGCGGATAGATGAGAACCTGAAGCTGGTGATGAGCACCAGCCCTTCTTACGTACTGATGGCATCACTGGACGCCGCCCGGCATGAGCTGGCCATGAACGGCAGGGCAATGATGGAGCGGGCGGTGGAGCTGTCGCTGGATGCTTCTGAAGGGTTAGAGAGGATACCGGGATTTTCTGTCATGAGGGAAGCAGGGGACAGAAGTGCAGAACTTGACCGAACCCGTCTGGTGTTTTCCGGGCGCAGGCTGGGCATTGGCGGCTATGAGTTGCAGGAACGTCTTTATACTAACTCAGGCGTGAGTACGGAGCTGGCGGATTATGAAAATGTCGTGGCGGTGATCACCTGGGCAAATGAGCGCAGCGAAATCGAACGTCTGGTGAGCGCGGCAGGACAGGCTGCACTTCTGGCAGGGAGGAAGCGGGGCAGACTGAAGAAGCTGAATCCGAGGCTTCCGGATATACCGGAAGCGGTGATGACGCCGAGAGAAGCCTATTTCCGCCGAAAAAGGACGGTTCCCTGGGAAGAAATGAAAGGAAAAATAGCCGGTGAGATGGCAGCGCCTTATCCTCCGGGAATACCGCTGATCTATCCTGGGGAGATTATAACAGAAGAAATCTATGATGCCCTGGAAAGGTGCAGACAGGAGAAAATCCCACTGCACGGGCCGGCTTCAGCGGATTTTTCCACGTTCCGGGTGCTGGAGCCTTAA
- a CDS encoding branched-chain amino acid aminotransferase has protein sequence MEKKDIDWGNLSFAYMQTDQRYVSNYKDGAWDEGTMTGDANVVMSECAGVLQYSQSCFEGLKAYTTEDGRIVTFRPDLNAERMENSAVRLQMPVFPKERFLDAVDQVVAANAAYVPPYGSGATFYLRPYMFGSNPVIGVKPADEYQFRMFGTPVGPYFKGGAKPITIKVCDYDRAAPHGTGHIKAGLNYAMSLYAITLAHEEGYDENMYLDAATRTKVEETGGANFLFVTKDNRVVTPKSDTILPSITRRSLMYVAKEYLGLETEEREVHVDELNEFAECGLCGTAAVISPVGKIVDHGKEICLPSGMKDMGPVTRKLYDTLTGIQMGRLEAPKGWIREIKVK, from the coding sequence ATGGAGAAAAAAGACATTGACTGGGGCAACTTGAGCTTTGCATATATGCAGACCGACCAGAGATATGTGTCAAACTACAAAGATGGGGCATGGGATGAGGGCACAATGACCGGAGATGCTAACGTTGTGATGAGTGAATGCGCGGGAGTTCTGCAGTATTCCCAGTCTTGTTTTGAAGGGTTAAAAGCATATACGACAGAAGACGGAAGAATTGTCACCTTCCGGCCGGATCTGAACGCCGAGCGGATGGAGAATTCGGCGGTCAGGCTCCAGATGCCTGTGTTCCCGAAGGAGCGCTTCCTGGATGCGGTGGATCAGGTAGTTGCTGCGAATGCTGCCTATGTTCCGCCTTATGGGTCCGGAGCAACCTTTTATCTGCGTCCCTATATGTTCGGAAGCAACCCGGTAATCGGCGTGAAGCCCGCGGATGAATACCAATTCCGCATGTTCGGCACTCCTGTTGGCCCCTATTTTAAAGGCGGGGCCAAACCGATCACCATTAAAGTCTGTGATTACGACCGGGCGGCGCCTCACGGAACCGGGCACATCAAAGCGGGACTGAATTATGCAATGAGCCTCTATGCGATTACCCTTGCTCATGAAGAGGGCTATGACGAGAACATGTATCTGGACGCGGCCACCAGGACGAAAGTCGAAGAGACCGGAGGAGCAAATTTCCTGTTTGTCACAAAAGACAACCGGGTAGTCACCCCGAAGTCAGACACGATTCTTCCCTCCATCACCCGCCGTTCACTGATGTATGTCGCCAAAGAATACCTGGGGCTGGAGACAGAAGAACGGGAGGTACATGTGGACGAATTAAATGAGTTCGCAGAATGCGGCCTGTGCGGCACGGCAGCCGTCATCTCTCCGGTAGGCAAGATTGTGGATCACGGCAAGGAAATTTGCCTGCCCAGCGGCATGAAGGATATGGGCCCTGTTACCCGGAAGCTGTATGATACACTGACAGGAATCCAGATGGGAAGGCTTGAAGCGCCGAAAGGATGGATTCGTGAAATAAAAGTGAAATAA
- a CDS encoding DUF1292 domain-containing protein, translating into MSDELKATGSCSGDCSSCGSDCGSDIDLDQPTVTLTLDDDTEVTCAVINIFPAGDRRYIALLPLNENGQNEEGEVYLYRFYEDDKGNPNLENIESDEEYELAAEAFDEMMDAAEFDEIEETEQ; encoded by the coding sequence ATGAGCGACGAACTGAAAGCAACAGGCTCTTGCAGCGGCGACTGCAGCTCTTGTGGGAGCGACTGCGGCAGCGATATTGATCTTGACCAACCCACTGTAACCCTGACACTGGACGACGACACAGAAGTCACCTGTGCAGTCATCAACATCTTTCCGGCGGGTGACAGACGATACATCGCTCTGCTGCCGCTGAACGAGAATGGCCAGAACGAAGAGGGGGAAGTATATCTCTACCGTTTCTACGAGGATGATAAGGGCAACCCCAACCTGGAAAATATTGAATCGGATGAGGAATATGAACTGGCAGCGGAAGCATTTGATGAGATGATGGATGCAGCCGAATTCGATGAGATCGAAGAAACAGAGCAGTAA
- a CDS encoding YitT family protein yields the protein MDRKHHLLQALSAFLWVAAGNFLYALAVKLFLLPVGFGTGGSTGIALTVNHFLGIPVTQFVLFFNVCMLVIGYFVFGRQFAATTLASTFLYPLSLELLTRLLGDCVLTEDPVLCTLFSGLGIGIALGMVIRSGSSTGGMDIPPLILQKYFRVPVSAGMYAFDVCILLAQALFRPAENILYGILLVLIYTIVLDKVLIMGTARTEIKVISARSDEIRQAILQQIDRGVTVIDGEGGYLHNKTQIVLSIVSRRELPKAEKLIRSIDPESFMVISHVNEVRGRGFSLNKMYQ from the coding sequence ATGGACAGAAAACACCATTTATTGCAGGCACTGTCAGCTTTCTTATGGGTTGCGGCAGGTAATTTTCTATACGCTCTGGCGGTAAAATTATTTCTTCTGCCCGTAGGCTTCGGAACCGGAGGATCAACCGGCATCGCCCTGACCGTAAACCATTTTCTGGGCATTCCGGTCACGCAATTTGTACTGTTTTTCAATGTGTGCATGCTGGTCATCGGATACTTTGTATTTGGCCGGCAATTCGCCGCCACAACGCTTGCCAGCACGTTCCTCTATCCGCTTTCACTGGAGCTGCTAACCCGGCTGCTGGGTGACTGTGTGCTGACAGAAGACCCGGTGCTTTGCACTCTTTTTTCCGGGCTGGGCATTGGAATTGCTCTCGGAATGGTGATCCGGTCGGGGTCTTCTACCGGGGGAATGGATATTCCGCCTCTGATCCTGCAGAAATATTTCCGGGTTCCTGTTTCCGCCGGCATGTATGCCTTTGACGTGTGTATTTTGCTTGCCCAGGCTCTCTTCCGGCCGGCGGAAAACATTCTGTACGGCATCCTGCTGGTGCTCATCTATACCATCGTGCTGGATAAAGTACTGATAATGGGAACTGCCAGAACTGAAATAAAAGTCATCAGCGCCAGATCTGATGAAATACGGCAGGCAATTCTGCAGCAAATTGACAGGGGCGTGACCGTAATAGACGGAGAAGGCGGTTACCTGCACAACAAAACCCAGATCGTATTAAGCATTGTATCAAGACGCGAGCTCCCGAAAGCTGAGAAGCTGATCCGGTCTATCGATCCGGAAAGCTTCATGGTCATAAGCCATGTCAATGAAGTGCGGGGACGGGGATTCTCCCTAAATAAAATGTACCAATAG
- a CDS encoding dUTP diphosphatase — protein sequence MEKIKIQYLNDTIERLCYIDGKSDWIDLRAAEEVELKAGEFRLVHLGVAMQLPEGYEAHIVPRSSTFKNFGILQTNHMGVIDETYCGPGDWWRMPVYAVRDTVIHVNDRICQFRLMRHQPVITFEECRLEGENRGGFGSTGVR from the coding sequence ATGGAGAAAATAAAAATACAGTATTTGAATGATACAATTGAGAGGCTTTGTTATATTGATGGGAAGTCAGACTGGATCGACCTGCGGGCGGCTGAAGAAGTGGAACTGAAGGCCGGAGAATTCCGCCTGGTTCATCTGGGGGTTGCGATGCAGCTTCCGGAGGGCTATGAAGCGCACATCGTCCCCAGAAGCAGCACGTTTAAGAATTTTGGAATCCTTCAGACCAATCATATGGGCGTGATCGACGAGACGTACTGCGGCCCTGGGGACTGGTGGAGGATGCCTGTATATGCGGTGAGAGATACTGTGATCCATGTGAACGACAGGATCTGCCAGTTCCGCCTGATGAGGCATCAGCCGGTGATCACCTTTGAAGAATGCAGACTTGAGGGTGAGAACCGGGGAGGTTTTGGAAGCACCGGGGTACGCTGA
- the nrdG gene encoding anaerobic ribonucleoside-triphosphate reductase activating protein: MRYHDITKDDMLNGDGLRTVLWVAGCSHHCRGCQNPVTWAPDGGLLFDGRAKEELFAQLEKDYIEGVTFSGGDPLFESNRGEITSLAKEIRQKYPDKTIWLYTGYRWEEIRDLEIAAFVDVIVDGRYILEERDVTLEWKGSANQRVIDVKKTLQLGQIVLHA, from the coding sequence ATGCGGTATCATGACATAACAAAAGACGATATGCTGAACGGGGACGGGCTGCGGACCGTACTCTGGGTGGCGGGCTGTTCCCACCATTGCAGAGGATGTCAGAATCCTGTCACCTGGGCTCCGGACGGAGGCCTGCTTTTTGACGGGCGGGCGAAGGAGGAGCTGTTCGCGCAGCTGGAAAAAGACTATATTGAGGGAGTGACATTTTCTGGAGGGGATCCGTTGTTCGAGAGTAACCGCGGAGAGATAACCAGTCTGGCGAAGGAGATCCGGCAGAAATACCCGGATAAGACGATCTGGCTCTATACAGGGTACCGTTGGGAGGAGATCCGGGATCTGGAGATTGCAGCGTTTGTGGATGTGATCGTAGACGGAAGATATATTCTGGAAGAACGGGACGTGACACTGGAATGGAAGGGCAGCGCGAATCAGAGAGTCATTGATGTGAAGAAGACTCTGCAGTTGGGGCAGATTGTGCTGCATGCGTGA
- a CDS encoding polyribonucleotide nucleotidyltransferase has protein sequence MEDNKTFSTELVNNYKTYSMDLAGRKLSVDIGRVGKQANGCAFMHYGDTTVLCTATASDKPRDGIDFFPLSVEYEEKMYAVGKIPGGFNKREGKASEHAILTSRVIDRPMRPLFPKDYRNDVTLNNLVMSVDPECNPEVVAMLGSSIATTISDIPFDGPCAATLIGMIDGELIVNPTLDQNAVSDLKLTVASTRDKVIMIEAGANEVSEDKMIEAIYMAHEVNKEIIAFIDTIVAECGREKHSYESCAIPEELFAAIKEIVPPAEMEEAVFTDEKQVREENIRQITAKLEEAFAENEEWLAVLGEAIYQYQKKTVRKMILKDHKRPDGRSIRQIRPLAAEVDIIPRVHGSAMFTRGQTQICTVTTLAPLSEAQRLDGLDGNETGKRYMHQYNFPSYSVGETKPSRGPGRREIGHGALAERALLPVLPSEAEFPYAIRTVSETFESNGSTSQASVCASSMSLMAAGVPVKKAVAGISCGLVTGDSDDDYLVLTDIQGLEDFFGDMDFKVAGTHEGITAIQMDIKIHGLTRAIVEEAIAKCKEAREYILTEVLEKTIPAPRPAVNEYAPKIIQIKIDPEKIGDVVGQRGKTINAIIDQTGVKIDIDDTGAVSICGTDQAMMDQAVEDIRIITTDFEAGQIFVGKVVSIKEFGAFLEFAPGKEGMVHISKIAKERINRVEDVLTLGDIVKVVCLGKDKMGRISFSIKDVPKEEK, from the coding sequence ATGGAAGACAACAAAACATTTTCCACGGAACTGGTCAACAATTACAAGACCTATTCGATGGATCTGGCGGGAAGGAAGCTTTCTGTAGACATCGGAAGAGTAGGAAAACAGGCGAACGGCTGCGCGTTCATGCATTACGGGGATACTACCGTTCTGTGTACGGCGACTGCATCCGACAAGCCCAGGGACGGGATCGATTTCTTCCCCCTTTCTGTAGAGTATGAGGAAAAGATGTATGCAGTCGGTAAAATCCCAGGCGGATTTAACAAAAGAGAGGGCAAGGCCAGCGAGCATGCGATTCTGACCTCCCGAGTGATTGACCGCCCGATGCGCCCGCTGTTCCCAAAGGACTACAGGAATGACGTGACTCTGAATAACCTGGTAATGTCTGTAGATCCGGAGTGTAATCCGGAGGTGGTGGCGATGCTGGGGTCTTCTATTGCCACAACGATTTCAGATATTCCTTTTGACGGCCCCTGTGCGGCGACGCTGATCGGTATGATTGACGGTGAGCTGATTGTGAATCCTACGCTGGACCAGAATGCAGTTTCTGATCTGAAGCTGACCGTGGCATCCACAAGGGATAAAGTAATCATGATTGAGGCCGGAGCCAACGAGGTGTCAGAGGACAAGATGATCGAAGCCATCTATATGGCGCATGAGGTCAACAAAGAGATTATCGCATTCATCGATACCATCGTGGCAGAATGCGGCAGGGAGAAGCATTCCTATGAGAGCTGTGCGATTCCGGAAGAGCTGTTTGCAGCTATCAAAGAGATTGTACCGCCCGCCGAGATGGAAGAGGCTGTATTCACCGATGAGAAGCAGGTGAGGGAGGAGAATATCCGCCAGATCACCGCGAAGCTGGAAGAGGCTTTTGCTGAGAATGAAGAATGGCTTGCCGTGCTGGGCGAAGCAATTTATCAATATCAGAAGAAAACAGTCCGGAAGATGATCCTGAAAGATCACAAGCGTCCGGACGGCCGTTCGATCCGCCAGATCCGTCCGCTGGCTGCGGAGGTTGATATCATCCCGAGAGTCCATGGTTCCGCCATGTTCACCCGTGGACAGACTCAGATCTGTACTGTGACAACTTTGGCTCCGCTGTCGGAAGCGCAGAGACTGGACGGGCTGGATGGCAATGAAACAGGAAAGCGGTATATGCATCAGTATAATTTTCCGTCCTATTCCGTAGGAGAGACAAAACCGTCCCGCGGGCCGGGAAGACGTGAGATCGGCCACGGAGCGCTCGCAGAGCGGGCTCTGCTTCCGGTGCTGCCGAGTGAAGCTGAATTCCCCTATGCGATCCGGACAGTATCTGAGACCTTTGAATCAAACGGTTCTACGTCACAGGCTTCTGTCTGCGCATCGTCCATGTCACTGATGGCGGCAGGCGTGCCGGTCAAGAAGGCAGTGGCAGGCATCTCCTGCGGCCTGGTGACCGGAGACAGCGATGATGATTATTTGGTGCTGACGGATATCCAGGGGCTTGAGGATTTCTTCGGTGATATGGACTTTAAGGTGGCCGGTACCCATGAAGGAATCACCGCGATTCAGATGGACATTAAGATCCATGGCCTGACCCGCGCCATTGTGGAAGAGGCCATTGCAAAATGTAAGGAAGCCAGAGAGTATATTCTGACAGAGGTTCTGGAGAAGACAATACCGGCTCCGCGCCCGGCTGTCAACGAATATGCGCCGAAGATTATCCAGATTAAGATTGATCCGGAGAAGATCGGAGATGTGGTCGGACAGAGAGGCAAGACGATTAACGCGATCATCGACCAGACTGGTGTGAAGATTGATATTGATGACACTGGAGCTGTCTCCATCTGCGGTACCGACCAGGCGATGATGGATCAGGCAGTAGAGGATATCCGGATTATTACGACAGATTTTGAGGCAGGTCAGATATTCGTAGGCAAAGTTGTCAGCATTAAAGAATTTGGAGCATTTCTGGAGTTCGCTCCTGGTAAGGAAGGGATGGTTCACATCTCCAAGATCGCCAAAGAGCGGATTAACCGTGTCGAGGATGTGCTGACCCTCGGAGATATTGTGAAAGTGGTCTGCCTGGGCAAGGATAAGATGGGCCGGATCAGCTTCAGTATCAAAGACGTTCCGAAGGAAGAGAAATAA
- the rpsO gene encoding 30S ribosomal protein S15, translating to MIAKDKKQAIIQEYARTEGDTGSPEVQVAILTARIQELTEHLKTNHKDHHSRRGLLKMVGKRRGLLDFLKKTDIERYRALIEKLGIRK from the coding sequence ATGATCGCAAAGGACAAGAAACAGGCAATTATCCAGGAATACGCAAGAACAGAAGGAGACACTGGTTCACCGGAGGTACAGGTAGCGATCCTGACAGCGAGGATTCAGGAGCTGACCGAGCATCTTAAGACGAATCATAAGGATCATCATTCCAGACGTGGTCTGCTGAAGATGGTTGGTAAGAGACGTGGTCTTCTGGACTTTTTGAAGAAAACAGATATTGAAAGATATCGTGCTTTAATTGAAAAATTAGGCATCCGTAAATAA